A portion of the Betta splendens chromosome 2, fBetSpl5.4, whole genome shotgun sequence genome contains these proteins:
- the LOC114867245 gene encoding cerebellin-1-like → MSAQSIEMKHRLAVIEARLEASENQIEELKKKESTMVMFTAIIQKGGAYGPFNTNVTLTYNNVIMNIGDGYNSSTGIFVAPVAGVYYFTFSYHAGGHEKTILDMYKNSTLIVRSSDHKSNVVTAHNGGNASFLQLVKGDQVYVRMLAQSHIWAAELHTTFSGFLVSPM, encoded by the exons ATGAGTGCGCAGTCGATAGAGATGAAGCACAGACTGGCAGTGATTGAGGCCAGGCTGGAGGCCAGCGAAAACCAGATTGAGGAGCTCAAGAAAAAAG aGAGCACCATGGTCATGTTCACTGCAATAATACAAAAAGGTGGAGCGTACGGACCCTTTAACACAAATGTCACTTTGACCTACAACAATGTGATTATGAACATTGGCGATGGCTACAACAGCTCTACAG GTATCTTCGTTGCACCGGTTGCAGGTGTCTATTATTTCACATTCTCCTATCACGCTGGGGGACATGAAAAGACCATTCTAGACATGTACAAGAACAGCACTTTGATTGTTAGGAGTTCTGACCACAAGTCAAATGTCGTCACAGCTCACAACGGAGGAAACGCTTCCTTCCTGCAGCTGGTCAAAGGGGACCAGGTGTATGTGCGCATGCTCGCTCAATCTCATATTTGGGCCGCTGAGCTCCACACCACATTCAGTGGGTTTCTGGTCAGTCCAATGTGA
- the vbp1 gene encoding prefoldin subunit 3 — MAATIDNSNAVQATKKKHLGIPEAVFVEDVDSFMKQPGNETADAALRKLDEQYQKYKYMELNLSQKKLRLKNQIPQITQTLEILRHMQKKKETTEPMETHYLLADNVYCKATVPPTDKVCLWLGANVMLEYDIDEAQALLEKNLSTASRNLETLVEDLDFLRDQFTTIEVNMARVYNWDVKRRSRENLLKSAVKS, encoded by the exons ATGGCGGCGACCATAGACAACAGCAATGCCGTACAGGCGACAAAGAAAAAGCACCTCGGGATCCCGGAGGCAGTGTTTGTG GAGGATGTTGACTCCTTTATGAAGCAGCCCGGCAACGAGACGGCAGATGCAGCGCTGAGGAAGCTGGACGAGCAGTaccaaaaatataaatacatggAGCTCAACCTATCTCAGAAGAAACTAAG GCTGAAAAACCAGATTCCACAGATCACGCAAACGCTAGAAATCCTACGAcacatgcaaaagaaaaag GAAACAACAGAGCCCATGGAGACGCACTATCTGTTGGCTGACAATGTGTACTGCAAGGCCACTGTCCCACCCACCGATAAAGTCTGCCTATGGTTAGGG GCTAACGTTATGTTAGAGTATGACATCGATGAAGCCCAGGCTCTGCTAGAAAAGAACCTGTCTACAGCATCCCGTAACCTAGAGACACTCGTGGAGGACCTGGATTTCCTGCGAGACCAGTTTACCACCATCGAAGTCA ACATGGCACGTGTTTACAACTGGGATGtgaagagaaggagcagagaaaACCTCCTCAAATCAGCAGTAAAGTCTTAA
- the rab39bb gene encoding RAB39B, member RAS oncogene family b, translating to MEAIWLYQFRLIVIGDSTVGKSCLIRRFTEGRFAQVSDPTVGVDFFSRLVEIEPGKRIKLQIWDTAGQERFRSITRAYYRNSVGGLLLFDITNRRSFQNVHDWLEEARSHVQPHSIVFLLVGHKCDLEAQRQVSRQEAEKLAGAYGMRYVETSARDAINVEHAFTELTRDIFALVRSGDITIQEGWEGVKSGFVPNVVHSSEEVTKSDRRCLC from the exons ATGGAGGCGATATGGCTCTACCAGTTCCGGCTGATCGTCATCGGGGACTCGACCGTGGGCAAGTCGTGCCTGATCCGGCGGTTCACGGAGGGCCGCTTCGCGCAGGTGTCCGACCCCACCGTGGGCGTGGACTTCTTCTCGCGGCTCGTGGAGATCGAGCCGGGCAAGCGGATCAAGCTGCAGATCTGGGACACCGCGGGTCAGGAGCGCTTCAG ATCCATCACCAGGGCTTACTACCGTAACTCCGTGGGGGGCCTCCTGCTGTTTGACATTACCAATCGCCGCTCCTTCCAAAACGTCCacgattggctggaggaggctcGCAGCCACGTGCAGCCGCACAGCATCGTCTTCCTACTGGTCGGCCACAAGTGTGACCTGGAGGCCCAGCGGCAG GTGAGCCGCcaggaggcagagaagctgGCGGGTGCGTACGGCATGCGCTACGTCGAGACGTCGGCCCGCGACGCCATCAACGTGGAGCACGCCTTCACCGAGCTCACCAGGGACATCTTCGCCCTGGTGCGGTCTGGCGACATCACGATCCAGGAGGGCTGGGAGGGCGTGAAGAGCGGCTTCGTGCCCAACGTGGTCCACTCCTCGGAAGAGGTGACCAAGAGCGACCGCCGCTGCCTTTGTTGA
- the zgc:162171 gene encoding ras-related protein Rab-38 isoform X2 produces the protein MQQERLLKVLVIGDLGVGKTSIIKRYVHQVFSQHYRATIGVDFALKVLNWDHKTVVRLQLWDIAGQERYGNMTRVYYREAVGALVVFDMTRLSTFQAVLKWKGDLDSKVALGNGTPVPAVLLANKCDQRRHGLCPKLPKLESFCNDYGFVGWYETSAKFSSWPPFPTNRLTLAPGVSLTGLGALSCLRRTTPTSTPPSRVWWRPSCLRRRSERPRGPRRRAALWCCRASATAPGAAAARPAPASGPETAPEEEPETSRYGFRTRRIAFH, from the exons ATGCAACAGGAGCGCCTGCTCAAAGTTTTAGTCATCGGCGACCTCGGAGTCGGGAAAACGTCCATCATAAAGCGCTACGTGCACCAAGTCTTCTCGCAGCACTACCGGGCCACCATCGGCGTGGACTTCGCCCTCAAAGTGCTTAACTGGGATCACAAGACAGTGGTGCGTCTGCAGCTGTGGGACATCGCCG GACAAGAGCGCTATGGCAACATGACCCGCGTTTACTACAGGGAGGCTGTGGGCGCCCTCGTCGTCTTCGACATGACCAGGCTGTCCACGTTTCAGGCCGTGCTCAAGTGGAAAGGAGACCTGGACTCAAAG GTCGCCCTCGGCAACGGGACGCCGGTTCCAGCGGTGCTGCTGGCTAATAAGTGCGACCAGCGGCGTCACGGTTTGTGCCCCAAACTGCCCAAACTGGAGAGCTTCTGCAACGACTACGGCTTCGTAGGCTGGTACGAAACCTCTGCCAAA TTCAGCTCGTGGCCGCCGTTTCCCACCAACAGATTGACACTCGCTCCCGGCGTGTCCCTCACCGGCCTCGGGGCCTTGTCCTGTCTCCGCAGGACGACACCAACATCGACGCCGCCGTCACGCGTCTGGTGGAGACCGTCATGTCTGCGGAGGAGGAGCGAGCGTCCGCGAGGCCcgaggaggagggcggcgtTGTGGTGCTGCCGCGCCTCGGCTACGGCGCCAGGCGCGGCGGCTGCTCGGCCTGCGCCAGCCTCGGGCCCGGAGACGGCccctgaggaggagccggagacCAGCCGTTACGGTTTTAGGACGCGGAGAATTGCTTTTCATTGA
- the zgc:162171 gene encoding ras-related protein Rab-32 isoform X1, producing MQQERLLKVLVIGDLGVGKTSIIKRYVHQVFSQHYRATIGVDFALKVLNWDHKTVVRLQLWDIAGQERYGNMTRVYYREAVGALVVFDMTRLSTFQAVLKWKGDLDSKVALGNGTPVPAVLLANKCDQRRHGLCPKLPKLESFCNDYGFVGWYETSAKVRRGSDRSVAVWTLICDRLSFPLEANSSVFTGRHQHRRRRHASGGDRHVCGGGASVREARGGGRRCGAAAPRLRRQARRLLGLRQPRARRRPLRRSRRPAVTVLGRGELLFIDTSALFHVSRGVWFSG from the exons ATGCAACAGGAGCGCCTGCTCAAAGTTTTAGTCATCGGCGACCTCGGAGTCGGGAAAACGTCCATCATAAAGCGCTACGTGCACCAAGTCTTCTCGCAGCACTACCGGGCCACCATCGGCGTGGACTTCGCCCTCAAAGTGCTTAACTGGGATCACAAGACAGTGGTGCGTCTGCAGCTGTGGGACATCGCCG GACAAGAGCGCTATGGCAACATGACCCGCGTTTACTACAGGGAGGCTGTGGGCGCCCTCGTCGTCTTCGACATGACCAGGCTGTCCACGTTTCAGGCCGTGCTCAAGTGGAAAGGAGACCTGGACTCAAAG GTCGCCCTCGGCAACGGGACGCCGGTTCCAGCGGTGCTGCTGGCTAATAAGTGCGACCAGCGGCGTCACGGTTTGTGCCCCAAACTGCCCAAACTGGAGAGCTTCTGCAACGACTACGGCTTCGTAGGCTGGTACGAAACCTCTGCCAAAGTAAGACGTGGCTCTGACCGATCCGTCGCTGTGTGGACACTCATCTGTGACCGTCTCTCATTTCCCCTCGAAGCGAACTCCAGTGTTTTCACAG GACGACACCAACATCGACGCCGCCGTCACGCGTCTGGTGGAGACCGTCATGTCTGCGGAGGAGGAGCGAGCGTCCGCGAGGCCcgaggaggagggcggcgtTGTGGTGCTGCCGCGCCTCGGCTACGGCGCCAGGCGCGGCGGCTGCTCGGCCTGCGCCAGCCTCGGGCCCGGAGACGGCccctgaggaggagccggagacCAGCCGTTACGGTTTTAGGACGCGGAGAATTGCTTTTCATTGATACAAGCGCACTTTTCCATGTGTCTCGTGGAGTGTGGTTTTCGGGCTGA
- the zgc:162171 gene encoding ras-related protein Rab-32 isoform X5, whose translation MQQERLLKVLVIGDLGVGKTSIIKRYVHQVFSQHYRATIGVDFALKVLNWDHKTVVRLQLWDIAGQERYGNMTRVYYREAVGALVVFDMTRLSTFQAVLKWKGDLDSKVALGNGTPVPAVLLANKCDQRRHGLCPKLPKLESFCNDYGFVGWYETSAKDDTNIDAAVTRLVETVMSAEEERASARPEEEGGKQADGSTHSPVIMLLNLQSLVSLLLLGLSVVLSASIYLWVLRYVCIGCCQPIAVGAESEALVGLV comes from the exons ATGCAACAGGAGCGCCTGCTCAAAGTTTTAGTCATCGGCGACCTCGGAGTCGGGAAAACGTCCATCATAAAGCGCTACGTGCACCAAGTCTTCTCGCAGCACTACCGGGCCACCATCGGCGTGGACTTCGCCCTCAAAGTGCTTAACTGGGATCACAAGACAGTGGTGCGTCTGCAGCTGTGGGACATCGCCG GACAAGAGCGCTATGGCAACATGACCCGCGTTTACTACAGGGAGGCTGTGGGCGCCCTCGTCGTCTTCGACATGACCAGGCTGTCCACGTTTCAGGCCGTGCTCAAGTGGAAAGGAGACCTGGACTCAAAG GTCGCCCTCGGCAACGGGACGCCGGTTCCAGCGGTGCTGCTGGCTAATAAGTGCGACCAGCGGCGTCACGGTTTGTGCCCCAAACTGCCCAAACTGGAGAGCTTCTGCAACGACTACGGCTTCGTAGGCTGGTACGAAACCTCTGCCAAA GACGACACCAACATCGACGCCGCCGTCACGCGTCTGGTGGAGACCGTCATGTCTGCGGAGGAGGAGCGAGCGTCCGCGAGGCCcgaggaggagggcggc AAACAGGCCGATGGCTCCACCCACAGCCCCGTCATCatgctgctgaacctgcagTCCCTcgtcagcctgctgctgctgggcctgtCCGTGGTCCTGTCCGCCAGCATCTACCTGTGGGTCCTCCGATACGTCTGCATCGGCTGCTGCCAGCCCATCGCCGTCGGCGCCGAGTCCGAAGCCTTGGTTGGGTTAGTGTGA
- the zgc:162171 gene encoding ras-related protein Rab-38 isoform X3: protein MQQERLLKVLVIGDLGVGKTSIIKRYVHQVFSQHYRATIGVDFALKVLNWDHKTVVRLQLWDIAGQERYGNMTRVYYREAVGALVVFDMTRLSTFQAVLKWKGDLDSKVALGNGTPVPAVLLANKCDQRRHGLCPKLPKLESFCNDYGFVGWTTPTSTPPSRVWWRPSCLRRRSERPRGPRRRAALWCCRASATAPGAAAARPAPASGPETAPEEEPETSRYGFRTRRIAFH from the exons ATGCAACAGGAGCGCCTGCTCAAAGTTTTAGTCATCGGCGACCTCGGAGTCGGGAAAACGTCCATCATAAAGCGCTACGTGCACCAAGTCTTCTCGCAGCACTACCGGGCCACCATCGGCGTGGACTTCGCCCTCAAAGTGCTTAACTGGGATCACAAGACAGTGGTGCGTCTGCAGCTGTGGGACATCGCCG GACAAGAGCGCTATGGCAACATGACCCGCGTTTACTACAGGGAGGCTGTGGGCGCCCTCGTCGTCTTCGACATGACCAGGCTGTCCACGTTTCAGGCCGTGCTCAAGTGGAAAGGAGACCTGGACTCAAAG GTCGCCCTCGGCAACGGGACGCCGGTTCCAGCGGTGCTGCTGGCTAATAAGTGCGACCAGCGGCGTCACGGTTTGTGCCCCAAACTGCCCAAACTGGAGAGCTTCTGCAACGACTACGGCTTCGTAGGCTG GACGACACCAACATCGACGCCGCCGTCACGCGTCTGGTGGAGACCGTCATGTCTGCGGAGGAGGAGCGAGCGTCCGCGAGGCCcgaggaggagggcggcgtTGTGGTGCTGCCGCGCCTCGGCTACGGCGCCAGGCGCGGCGGCTGCTCGGCCTGCGCCAGCCTCGGGCCCGGAGACGGCccctgaggaggagccggagacCAGCCGTTACGGTTTTAGGACGCGGAGAATTGCTTTTCATTGA
- the zgc:162171 gene encoding ras-related protein Rab-32 isoform X4 — MTRVYYREAVGALVVFDMTRLSTFQAVLKWKGDLDSKVALGNGTPVPAVLLANKCDQRRHGLCPKLPKLESFCNDYGFVGWYETSAKVRRGSDRSVAVWTLICDRLSFPLEANSSVFTGRHQHRRRRHASGGDRHVCGGGASVREARGGGRRCGAAAPRLRRQARRLLGLRQPRARRRPLRRSRRPAVTVLGRGELLFIDTSALFHVSRGVWFSG, encoded by the exons ATGACCCGCGTTTACTACAGGGAGGCTGTGGGCGCCCTCGTCGTCTTCGACATGACCAGGCTGTCCACGTTTCAGGCCGTGCTCAAGTGGAAAGGAGACCTGGACTCAAAG GTCGCCCTCGGCAACGGGACGCCGGTTCCAGCGGTGCTGCTGGCTAATAAGTGCGACCAGCGGCGTCACGGTTTGTGCCCCAAACTGCCCAAACTGGAGAGCTTCTGCAACGACTACGGCTTCGTAGGCTGGTACGAAACCTCTGCCAAAGTAAGACGTGGCTCTGACCGATCCGTCGCTGTGTGGACACTCATCTGTGACCGTCTCTCATTTCCCCTCGAAGCGAACTCCAGTGTTTTCACAG GACGACACCAACATCGACGCCGCCGTCACGCGTCTGGTGGAGACCGTCATGTCTGCGGAGGAGGAGCGAGCGTCCGCGAGGCCcgaggaggagggcggcgtTGTGGTGCTGCCGCGCCTCGGCTACGGCGCCAGGCGCGGCGGCTGCTCGGCCTGCGCCAGCCTCGGGCCCGGAGACGGCccctgaggaggagccggagacCAGCCGTTACGGTTTTAGGACGCGGAGAATTGCTTTTCATTGATACAAGCGCACTTTTCCATGTGTCTCGTGGAGTGTGGTTTTCGGGCTGA